In one Nicotiana sylvestris chromosome 8, ASM39365v2, whole genome shotgun sequence genomic region, the following are encoded:
- the LOC104249376 gene encoding cytochrome c-type biogenesis CcmH-like mitochondrial protein, producing MEGGEDQVKKERVVEARARNISHNVRCTECGSQSIEDSQADIAILLRKLIRDEIRDGKSDKEIYRKLEDDFGETVLYAPKFDMQTAALWLSPLLVAGAAGGMWAYKKHRQKTNVHIMALNLVRGIPLTPMEKETMLEVLTPPPGGTSSSSWWRRWLQQ from the exons ATGGAGGGGGGAGAGGATCAGGTGAAGAAGGAGAGGGTAGTAGAGGCAAGAGCAAGAAACATCAGCCACAATGTCAGGTGTACAGAGTGTGGCAGTCAGTCCATTGAAGATTCTCAAGCTGACATTGCCATTCTCCTCAGGAAG CTAATTCGGGATGAAATTCGAGATGGGAAATCTGACAAGGAGATCTACAGAAAGCTTGAGGATGATTTTGGTGAGACAGTACTTTATGCCCCAAAATTTGATATGCAGACGGCTGCTTTATGGCTCTCTCCG CTACTAGTTGCTGGGGCTGCTGGAGGCATGTGGGCTTACAAGAAGCACAGGCAGAAGACTAACGTGCACATTATGGCTCTGAATCTCGTTCGAGGAATTCCATTAACACCAATGGAAAAAGAAACTATGCTCGAGGTCCTCACACCACCTCCTGGAGGAACTTCGTCCTCCAGTTGGTGGAGAAGATGGCTTCAGCAGTGA